A genome region from Brienomyrus brachyistius isolate T26 chromosome 23, BBRACH_0.4, whole genome shotgun sequence includes the following:
- the ywhaz gene encoding 14-3-3 protein zeta/delta yields the protein MDKSELVQKAKLAEQAERYDDMAAAMKAVTEQGGELSNEERNLLSVAYKNVVGARRSSWRVVSSIEQKTEANEKKQQMTKEYREKIEKELKDICEDVLVLLDKFLIPKASPAESKVFYLKMKGDYFRYLAEVAVGAEKKTIISSSQEAYQAAFDISKSEMQPTHPIRLGLALNFSVFFYEILNSPEQACQLAKSAFDEAIAELDTLNEDSYKDSTLIMQLLRDNLTLWTSDAHGDGDDNEDRRDN from the exons ATGGATAAGAGCGAGCTGGTGCAGAAGGCCAAACTGGCAGAGCAGGCGGAGCGCTATGACGACATGGCGGCCGCCATGAAGGCGGTGACAGAACAGGGGGGTGAGCTGTCCAACGAGGAGCGCAACCTACTCTCTGTGGCCTACAAGAACGTGGTGGGAGCCCGTCGCTCTTCCTGGAGGGTCGTCTCCAGCATCGAGCAGAAGACCGAAGCCAACGAGAAGAAGCAGCAGATGACCAAGGAGTACCGGGAAAAGATTGAGAAGGAGCTCAAGGATATTTGCGAGGATGTCCTG GTTCTCCTGGACAAATTTCTCATCCCCAAAGCAAGCCCTGCTGAGAGTAAAGTCTTCTACTTGAAAATGAAGGGAGACTACTTCCGCTACTTGGCAGAGGTGGCCGTGGGAGCAGAGAAGAAGA CCATCATCTCCAGCTCCCAGGAAGCCTATCAGGCAGCGTTTGACATCAGCAAGAGCGAGATGCAGCCCACACACCCCATCCGTCTGGGCCTGGCCCTCAACTTCTCAGTCTTCTTCTACGAAATCCTCAACTCTCCTGAGCAAGCCTGTCAGCTGGCCAAATCG GCTTTCGACGAGGCAATTGCAGAGCTCGACACGCTGAATGAGGATTCGTATAAAGATAGCACTCTGATCATGCAGTTGCTGAGGGACAACTTGACA CTGTGGACATCAGACGCCCATGGGGATGGTGACGATAACGAGGACCGTCGGGACAACTGA